CTCCGAAGCCGTGGTCGCCATGGAGTTCCGCGCTTCCGCGGAAGACATTGCGCGCATCTGCCACGCGCATCCGTCGCTGTCGGAGGCCACGAAGGAAGCCGCGCTGGCCGTCGACAAGCGCACGCTGAACTTCTGACGACCAGCCTTTGCGCGAGCACGTGCCTTCAGTCCGGGAAGTCTACGAAGCCGAGCTGAGGGCACGCGGCTTTCAGAGCGATCCCGCGCAGCTGCGCGCGGTGGAGGCGCTGGAGCGATGTGCCCGCGAATGGGCCGAGTTCAAGGAGCAGCGCTCCAACGTCTTCAAGAAGCTGATCAACCGGCCCGAGATCCCGCGTGGGGTCTACATGTACGGCGGGGTGGGCCGCGGCAAGAGCTTCCTCATGGATTGCTTCTTCACGGCCGTGCCGCTGCGGCGCAAGACCCGGCTGCATTTCCATGAGTTCATGCGCGAGGTGCACCGGCAGCTGGCCGAGCTGCAGGGCACCGTGAATCCGCTGGAAGCGCTGGGCGCGCGCATGGCACGGCGCTACCGGCTGATCTGCTTCGACGAGTTCCACGTCGCCGACATCACCGACGCGATGATCCTGCACCGGCTGCTGGATGCCTTGTTCTCCAACGGCGTCGGGCTGGTGACGACCTCCAACTTCAAGCCCGACGGGCTGTACCCCGACGGGCTGCACCGCGACCGCATCCTCCCGGCGATCGCGCTGCTGAACGAAAAGCTCGAGGTGATCAACGTCGACCACGGCGTGGACTACCGGCGGCGGGTGCTGGAGCACGTCAAGCTCTACCACACGCCGCTGGGGCCCGAGGCCGATGCCGA
Above is a window of Ramlibacter tataouinensis DNA encoding:
- the zapE gene encoding cell division protein ZapE, which encodes MPSVREVYEAELRARGFQSDPAQLRAVEALERCAREWAEFKEQRSNVFKKLINRPEIPRGVYMYGGVGRGKSFLMDCFFTAVPLRRKTRLHFHEFMREVHRQLAELQGTVNPLEALGARMARRYRLICFDEFHVADITDAMILHRLLDALFSNGVGLVTTSNFKPDGLYPDGLHRDRILPAIALLNEKLEVINVDHGVDYRRRVLEHVKLYHTPLGPEADAELNEAFTRLAETHDEEPVLHIEAREIRARRKAGGAVWFDFRTLCGGPRSQNDYLEIATQFHTVLLSDVPYMPVRMASEARRFTWLVDVLYDRRVKLIMSAQVPPEALYTEGPLAHEFPRTVSRLHEMQSAEFLALEHRTVDTRLT